The following coding sequences lie in one Herpetosiphonaceae bacterium genomic window:
- the yiaA gene encoding inner membrane protein YiaA has translation MKPDTSQPSNAFIAASWAALIVGILAFLIGLWNASMLLSEKGYYLTVLLYGLFAAVSIQKSVRDRDEGIPVTPLYLGLSWASVIIAIVLLVVGLWNATMLLSEKGFYGMAFVLSLFAAITVQKNTRDQRGSDRTWNLPRRAASATEGREL, from the coding sequence ATGAAACCTGACACGTCGCAGCCGTCGAATGCTTTTATTGCCGCATCCTGGGCCGCCCTCATCGTAGGCATCCTGGCCTTTCTGATCGGCCTCTGGAATGCCTCCATGCTGTTGTCGGAAAAGGGCTATTATCTCACGGTGCTACTGTACGGCCTCTTCGCCGCCGTGTCCATCCAAAAAAGTGTACGGGATCGAGACGAAGGCATTCCCGTCACCCCGCTCTATCTTGGCTTGAGCTGGGCATCCGTCATCATCGCAATTGTGCTCTTGGTCGTCGGCTTATGGAACGCGACCATGCTCCTGAGCGAAAAGGGGTTTTATGGCATGGCCTTTGTGCTCAGCCTTTTCGCGGCGATTACTGTGCAAAAGAATACGCGCGACCAGCGAGGCAGCGATCGGACCTGGAACCTGCCCCGCCGAGCTGCGAGCGCGACTGAGGGACGCGAGCTGTAA